The Pangasianodon hypophthalmus isolate fPanHyp1 chromosome 5, fPanHyp1.pri, whole genome shotgun sequence genome includes a window with the following:
- the sh3bp4 gene encoding SH3 domain-binding protein 4, producing MAAHRIRATNNNNAIPRCKSEGTLIELSSGVSDATLSDVKGPSLSTLRLEATASIESAREVIAIKDYCPSNFTTLKFCKGDHLYVLDTSGGEWWYAHNNTEMGYIPAAYVQPVTHRESLSCDSGMIDSLGDISNDGSKVPEQRGEWSEHIKPTVPQKGNPFGTKRMSLNPFLEGSLLTDQNSIQSSTDHLGFDTSSSPDSKNSSSININKFGSNVLDTYCLSPGTEKGPVLRRNNPFYRSKRCYSLSELSILQSQADVPPEFSGFFGSLKAPSPEQFQSREDFKNAWLNHRKFTRSCHDLDSIGQNLGWGQTQPLETNIVCKLDSSGGAVQLPDTSISILVPEGHVAPDDTQQISLKALLDPPLELNNDKCTTVSPVVEIKLSNMETKTTVTLEMKVSVVVKMESRQTAEVICVRSDCKEGPYVPIPHVYMYGDTVQVTLDNLEPCMYVSVVAQAQVVAPYNTVWEHVVKKVTLGVYGPKHIHPSFKTVVAMFGHDCAPKTLLVSEAKMQSHSIPPVSLQLWGKHQFVLAKPQDLKVGVYSNISNFEVKISEQTRVVRSFQLKLGKVSRLIYLISARDPDNISDFTLRIQVKDDKDCILAQFCVQTPPPPPKVATSSVQRRFLKKKEMHKSVLPPLIGLTKYPVFQDRPVKNIKFGKLLKTVLRQTKSQYLLEYVKGDVVALLSEEKIKLKGHLWTKEWYIGYYHGRIGLVHAKNILIMGKVKPVNLKGPELTSTVLLEQILIPCKCLTYMYSSLRSILMENVNSWRAFADALGYVNLPLAHFCRTEPNSEPEKVACVLEKLKEDCNTSEVKQRKSFQKELFMALLKLDCQGLVARLLKDFALLTAAVEVSDRWRELAEKLAKVSRKQMDSYEAPYRGTDGVIESEAMWKPAYDFLVTWAAQIGDSYRDILQELHTGLDRMKNPITKRWRHLTGTLILINCLDLLRSTAFSTAPQDDCAV from the exons ATGGCTGCGCATCGAATTCGAGCAACAAATAACAACAACGCAATACCTCGCTGCAAGTCTGAGGGCACACTTATTGAACTAAGTTCTGGAGTGTCAGATGCCACCCTCTCCGATGTTAAAG GGCCCAGTCTTAGCACTTTACGACTGGAAGCTACTGCCTCAATTGAATCTGCTAGAGAAGTCATTGCCATTAAAGATTACTGTCCATCAAACTTCACCACCCTAAAGTTTTGTAAGGGAGACCATCTTTATGTTCTTGACACATCTGGTGGAGAGTGGTGGTATGCCCATAATAACACAGAGATGGGATACATCCCAGCAGCCTATGTCCAACCTGTCACACATCGAGAATCTTTATCCTGTGACAGTGGCATGATTGACAGCCTAGGAGACATTTCCAATGATGGGTCCAAAGTGCCAGAGCAACGTGGAGAGTGGTCAGAGCACATAAAACCTACCGTTCCTCAAAAAGGAAACCCTTTTGGAACTAAGCGGATGTCTCTCAACCCATTCCTTGAAGGCTCCTTGCTAACTGATCAAAACAGTATCCAGAGTTCAACAGACCACCTTGGTTTTGATACGTCCTCCTCTCCAGACTcaaaaaacagcagcagtatTAACATCAACAAGTTTGGAAGTAATGTTTTGGATACATATTGCTTGAGCCCTGGCACAGAGAAGGGTCCAGTTCTTAGAAGGAACAACCCATTTTATAGGAGCAAGCGTTGTTACAGTTTGTCCGAACTGTCCATCTTGCAATCACAGGCAGATGTACCTCCAGAATTCTCTGGTTTTTTCGGTAGCTTGAAAGCACCTTCACCTGAGCAGTTTCAGAGTAGAGAAGACTTCAAAAATGCCTGGTTAAACCACCGCAAGTTTACAAGGTCCTGCCATGACCTAGATTCCATTGGGCAAAATCTTGGATGGGGTCAAACACAGCCATTAGAGACCAATATTGTGTGCAAACTGGACAGCTCAGGTGGTGCTGTTCAGTTACCCGACACTAGTATCAGCATCCTTGTACCCGAGGGCCACGTTGCACCAGACGACACTCAGCAGATATCTTTAAAGGCCTTGCTGGACCCACCGTTGGAGCTTAACAATGACAAATGTACTACTGTGAGCCCAGTGGTGGAGATTAAGCTTAGTAATATGGAAACTAAAACCACTGTAACATTAGAGATGAAAGTGTCTGTTGTAGTCAAGATGGAGAGTCGACAAACAGCAGAAGTGATCTGTGTCCGCAGTGACTGCAAGGAGGGACCCTATGTTCCAATTCCTCATGTTTATATGTATGGAGATACAGTACAGGTAACCTTGGACAATTTAGAgccatgtatgtatgtatctgttGTTGCTCAAGCCCAGGTTGTAGCCCCATACAACACAGTCTGGGAGCATGTTGTAAAGAAAGTTACACTTGGCGTATATGGTCCCAAGCATATACATCCATCCTTTAAGACAGTTGTTGCCATGTTTGGCCATGATTGTGCCCCAAAAACATTATTAGTAAGTGAGGCTAAAATGCAGTCTCACTCTATTCCACCAGTATCCCTCCAACTCTGGGGAAAACACCAGTTCGTACTTGCAAAGCCTCAAGATCTTAAGGTTGGTGTGTATTCCAACATCTCAAATTTTGAAGTGAAAATTAGTGAGCAGACAAGGGTGGTGAGGAGTTTTCAGCTGAAACTTGGCAAAGTATCACGCCTCATCTACTTGATATCTGCCCGAGATCCAGACAACATCTCGGACTTCACTTTGCGCATTCAGGTTAAAGATGACAAGGACTGCATCCTTGCCCAGTTTTGCGTTCAGacaccacctcctccaccaaagGTTGCAACAAGCTCGGTGCAGAGGcgctttttaaagaaaaaggaaatgcaCAAATCTGTACTGCCACCTCTAATAGGACTCACAAAATACCCTGTGTTTCAAGACAGACCAGTCAAAAATATCAAGTTTGGAAAGCTGCTAAAAACTGTCCTTAGACAGACAAAGAGCCAGTATTTGCTGGAATACGTGAAAGGAGATGTGGTGGCACTTTTGAGTGAAGAAAAAATCAAACTTAAAGGGCATCTTTGGACCAAGGAGTGGTACATTGGATACTATCATGGCAGAATTGGATTGGTACATGCCAAGAACATTCTTATAATGGGAAAAGTCAAACCAGTTAATTTAAAGGGGCCTGAGCTAACCTCTACTGTTCTTTTAGAGCAAATCCTAATCCCCTGCAAATGTCTCACTTACATGTATTCCTCATTGAGGTCTATACTGATGGAAAACGTAAATAGCTGGAGAGCATTTGCGGATGCCTTGGGCTATGTCAACCTTCCTCTGGCACACTTTTGTCGTACAGAACCAAACAGTGAGCCAGAAAAAGTGGCCTGTGTTCTTGAGAAGCTTAAAGAAGACTGCAACACATCTGAAGTAAAGCAAAGGAAGTCTTTCCAAAAGGAGCTCTTTATG GCCCTGCTGAAACTGGACTGTCAGGGGCTGGTGGCTCGGCTGCTGAAGGACTTTGCGCTTCTCACTGCAGCAGTGGAAGTGTCTGACCGCTGGAGAGAGCTTGCAGAAAAACTGGCCAAAGTGTCACGCAAACAGATGGATTCTTACGAGGCTCCTTACCGAGGCACAGATGGTGTGATAGAGAGCGAG GCCATGTGGAAGCCGGCGTATGATTTCCTGGTAACGTGGGCAGCCCAGATCGGTGATAGTTACAGGGACATACTCCAGGAGCTTCACACTGGCCTCGACAGAATGAAGAACCCCATCACCAAGCGCTGGAGGCACTTAACAGGAACACTCATCCTCATCAACTGCCTGGACCTGTTACGGAGCACCGCCTTCAGCACCGCCCCCCAGGACGACTGCGCCGTGTAG